ATACTGGAAACATTTGAAATTGGGACTGcatcatattttgtatgtacatgtatgtgaaaatgATCATTTGTATCAATGAGTGCATTACCGATACTCTAGGTTTGGATTTAATTTCTATGTTTGGTAGTCAGTGGCAGTTCACTCAGTGAACTGTTGAAGACATAAATTTCTCTATGTTGATATATCCGCTGGTCTATCATAAACATGAATGTGATCAATTCCTATTTCTATAATGGATTGTACACTCCCCTAGGAGTTGAAGTATAAATGGTTagtgtgccactatagatctgtgccagggacTGGGATTATAATTGTTAGCATCTGTAGCTCTCAGGAGAACAGATGCATTATAAATACACTTTATTAATGATCCCTGTGTTCATACTGTGAAGATAAATATTAagaaatgatacatttattaTGATTTCTATATTAATTATGACGTGCATAGCCACACATACCTGTAAGTTCATTAACCTTTTTTGTAATGTTGTTAATATCTTCTTCAACTTGTTTGATAGACTTAGCATATGCTCCGACACCCTGAAAAGaatcaaaatatcaacatgATAAAATTTGACAGAAACTCTAGTAAGATCAACACACCTCAAATCACTTATAAAGATTGTGTTATACATGATGCATGCAATGAACTGGTGTCAGTATAATTCATATTTCTTCTGaaatcatttttatatttaaacacaaaatacatgAGTACAGATTAGTGAGTGTTCTTTGGAAAGACTTCCATAAATCACCTGTGTTACTTctcatatttcaatatttttacaataaCCTAAACCACATATCATATTAACTTGGTATCTGATCCTGACACcaaatatgtgtatttgattTGTTTCAATTCTTCCTAAAGACTCACTCACTGTTTCTGTTCAAACTGAAGGGCCTAAGTACAAAACTGGTTTGATGAAGATATACTCTTTCTGCAAAGATTGAAAATTTGATAACAAATAATGTAAAGCCAATAAGAATGAAATTTTACGAGGGTAGAAATACTTACGTATGTTTTCAACAAAGCAATATCCCCTTCATCAAGAGCTggaaaattaatatatacaaaaaatatataataattcattcataacaaaatacaacagaTTGTCAAATGCACACAGCCTGACAACAACACAGCTGttctgtttttacaaaaaaggGGTGTCTGTAAACATTCTCTCTTGTTTCTCTCCATGTCAGAATCCAGTCccaactgtgtgtgtgtgtgtacaaactAACTGGATTATAACTGACCTAAATCCTAGAAACGGTACcattagcaatttatatatatttataagaAACTCTGACCAatttaaattatgaatataaacaGGTAATAGGTCGTTGAAAGCGTAAAAGTTGTATATGACTCTATGAATAATACTAGTGTATTATAGATAATTCTTGTCACATGTGATGtgactggatggatggatgaaatcaaaataaaatccaaACAGGAAGTGTCCTATCAACAATATTCAGTAACTTCACAAGTACTTGTTTTTAGATCAAATTATCTACAACATCTTTCACATAAAGATACTCGTCTAAAAAATCGAATTTAATCGAAACagtcaaaacaaacaataatgtaATAAGTTGGACGAGTGTTGATCGACAGAAGTGCTAGATTACGAGGCCGGGTGATGTGACTCAGCATCAAAAACACGAACGAAGCAAATGGGAAATGGGAATTCATCTTACACTGTATCGGTTTGTCTTCTTTCTCTTCCTCCTTCTTCACTTTTCGCATATCATTTCCCAAATGATCTGGCATTTTGTTCCCTTCCACTGAGAATTTATATGCAGAAAATGTGACTTCAGCAGTGAAGTTCTTCAACACGAAAATACAAAATGGACGACGATCCAGAATGCTTTGCGATTTCTGTGCAGCGCCTCGATTCGATGAAATAGGTAGATCTTACTTCCTTTGTTTTTTATCGCGGCATCACATCGTGAAGATCTGTGGCGATGTTGTTCACATTGCTCCTTGTGACATTTAAGAAAcccaaaaaataaaagtaacaataaaaaaactaaaattaaGAATTAACTTACATCATATCGACACCCAAAAAAGAAAGTTTGAAATAGCAATGAAAAAATGTGTGTTGTTATATTGTGTCAGTCTGCAGTCTTTTGCTATAAAAGTTACCTCgcccacagacaagtaagagaTACTTGTCTGTGCCTCACCATACTACCacatggtatactagtattttgatCTGAGATGATAATGACATTACTACCGTGGCATATGATACCTCAGTTAGCTATATTCCACTGTAAACAGAATATTGCAATAAATTAGGCTTGCCTGATATAGCGTAGTCTGGATggatgaccagactgtggttataaatcgtaacgatagaCTAGATATAGCGAAAAACAGGATAAAACATTGAGACACTATTTTGTTGAACACTCAACATGGAGACATGACTAGGAAGGTGTTATTAGAAACATGATTACTATGATCAATTACGTCTGTCTTTATTTCTAGAGCAAATTTGATGTCAGGAACGACGTTGCCATCCGGATCGCCAAATACCGGCACTCGAAGAATAGACGTCAAGGTAGAAACAAGTAAGTAGTTACGCTCCGTGTGTTATTAAGGTGTGGTAATATTAGTGTGTAATTTGGTGTGACTAAATATATTGGCCGTGTTGTTCAAAGTAAGTTTACCCTAAACATGCTAAAGGGAAATTACTTCACGGCGATTGTTCTTGCGACATAGTATGCATtctttttcatgaaatataggCGGCCAACTCTGTAGAGATAGCTGTTTTCGGTTTTAATGGACATATTCTGGAACTTGTGCGTGATTTTGGGTGTTTTTTTCCTGGCATTTGTTTAATGTAACACTGTAATAGATAAAAGTTCATGTCGTTCGCTACGAACTCCGGATGAAACCTCCACAGTTGTTCAGCGATCTTTTTCAATACTTATTTGGTTGAGGGCGCACTCACCTGCTAATGATTTAGCCTCGCTTGATTAATATATTTCGCGATTACCGTCGACGTAGATCAACTAACTGTAACGACGATCGTCTAAATGGTCAGGGGGGAAATCTTGTTGTTCCTTTAATACTActatactagtaatagtatacaaATATCTCAGTTCATAAGTTTTCGTGTGTGCACTTTGACCCGTGACGTATTCTGTGAGCACATGTTTTAAAATGGCGGAGGATACAGAGAAACAGGAAGGCAGTGGTACATCACAGCAACTGGGCTCGTCTGACGTTGAACCATTTTTAGGTGAATACAAAGATGTGAACAGCTTTGCACAGGTGAGTGTTTATCGTCATAGATAGATCAAGTACAACCAACGTCTAGATTATGTAGTAATTGCATTTAATATACATCGTGATGATCGTATTTCGTAGAGAGAACCGCGGAGTGACTAGCGACTATGAGTTTTattattgtatttgtagttGTACCATCGGAATGAGTTACATATCTCAGCCTCAGACCACAACATGTGTTCTTAATTATACACGTCGTTGCTTTTCGTAACTGGTTTCAAGGGACGCGTGTAGAATAATGTCCAACCACTGCAGGTCATAGTGAGTCTATTCCGATCACTATTGTTAATTAAAGTTCAAACCTATAACTTATAATATagaatatgtataattttataaacTTAAGTTATAAGTCAAAATATGGATTAGAAATGGGTATTTTGGATTATTAAAACTACTTTACCATGTTTAgtcttttaaaaaaaggaaaaaatgatCATGCGCAACAATAACATAGATCACgtctgtgtttgcaactcaatcATCATTGTCTCAAAGTTACTGTATAACAGTATATACTGTATAAAAACAGTATATatcaattatcattttatttctgtcCATGGATCATGGAGACtttgtacctacatgtatggaTTGAAGGTAGTCTTTCTACCTTCATGTTGCACAtaaggaagtgatttgtaaacaaacaggTTGTTACAAAAATAGAGATGAAATCATGGTCCTTCAGATCATAAAGAGATTTTGTTAACTCATTCACATATGTGACTAATATTGTCTTATTTTACAGAAAGCATTGGGTACATTGATGCAAGCTACTAAATGTTCAAATAGTTTGCCAGCCACAGGTGATGATTATGAGTTCTATTCTAGCTTTGATAATATCAGAGATTTCTACACTGATCATGGCAGAAAATTACTAGATAAGTGAGTATCTCAGTTCTTGTTAGCTGCAATACTTGTAgagtttgttgtgattttgagggtttttcttctgtttttgtacttttttttgttccggtgtttaactggaagcaaacgtgtgattttgtacaaataaaataatggaaCTACTGTACCCTCTTGTGTACCCtacaacatgaaacaacaaCTGTATCTTTACTTGCTGATAGCTCACTTTCCATAGTAATACTAACAGCATACCAAGAGTGATTGTTATTTTACTTGCCCATAGCTCACTTTCCATAGTAATACTAACAGCATACCAAGagtgattgtttttattttacttgcCGATAGCTCACTTTCCATAGTAATACTAACAGCATACCAAGAGTGATTGTTATTTTACTTGCCCATAGCTCACTTTCCATAGTAATACTAACAGCATACCAAAagtgattgtttttattttacttgcCGATAGCTCACTTTCCATAGTAATACTAACAGCATACCAAAagtgattgtttttattttacttgcAGTATTACCGATATGATGAGACATCAAGGAGTAAGAGGTAATGTGAGAGAAGACAGTAGAACTGTGGAAATTGATGATAAAATGGATGCCATCATTGATGctaatgatattatattagaAAGAGTGGTAGGtctaacataataataataatgttgggttcttatatagcgttTTCCTACaatgtgctcaaagcgctttacaattattacccctggcttggatcagaacagcacaacggcccttcagtcttcctcaactccccggggagcatacaatccattgcagccatttaagcgcataggattaaagccttcacattgcaacctatgGCCACTATTGACATTGCTTCATTACAATGTCTGTCTTGACAAACATCAAAccaacattgctatattttattgttgtgaGTAAATGTTGGTTGTATTTCAACCAGATATAGCATTCTCTTAACGTAGTTTCAATCAAATCATTTTTGTGAACTCATAGAATTGTATAACCACATATTGTTGATCAATTCTGCCATGTGATTTTGGCCCTTAGTTTTCCTCAATTGAGGTGCCTTTTGTGATAGGTGGGTAATAGGAATATGGTGAGTGACCTCAAAGCTGTTTAAGATAACTGTTGATTTGTTCCTTTACAGAGTACAATGTTGGATGAAGCATCAGGTATTAATAAAACTGCCAAACCAGTTCTTCCACCAGGAGCTAAGGACAATATTGTGGTATCAAGTTGGAATAGAAAGGTGAGATTGTCAATGTATAGTGATATATCTCATTTTGTTCATATCGGATTAGGTTCAAATTCTTTGGtgaaaaaaacagttgtctgctAGAACTATCGTAAAGGTTGGTTTTAGAACATATGAATGATCCTATTGGTCCATTCATAACATAGTATTAATGTGGGAACCTGGGATtctgacattggcctttaatctagattatattaattatatcatatatttatattcatatttaagaactaatttgaaattgaaaagtatgatggttttcttctttttttcgtCTTCAGTCTCATGAACGGAGTAAAAGTGGTACATTCCGTCTGATGCAGGCTAAGAATATCCAGAGACCACAGATGAAATTCAGAGAGAAAGTTGACAACAGTAATATGCCATTTGTACCAATTATCAAATATAAACCTAATGCACAGAAACCTTTAGGAAGAGGTAAAGACAACTCTTATGGAATAGTCAAACCTTATCACTTAAAATCATTTCTCATTTTCTTTGTGTTCCAAGATCTACAAAGACTTTTGGTAAGAGATCTTTCAGTGGAAGAAGGCTGAGTGATGTAGTCTAGATATGctaggtaaattatttatgaGTGGAGAAATAATACAACTTATAATGCATCATTTTTGTACgtccttcagtgattggcttaaaTTGTgtcaccatagacagtggaggggaaccACTAATCTCTATGGTCTCATGTAGTAAGGAGTATTGACCCATAATTatctcaatttgcatatagagaACACTAGTCACATTCTATTTTCCCTAAGGTACTGTTCATATAGAACGAGAGTCCTGTCATTGATTTGCTTTGTCTATGGAAAGACTGTGTGTCTgatgagaatgtgatgtgttattaaaaacacttattgccttgccttatttgggcactagtagatgtctagtATTACCaccttgccttatttgggcactagtagatgtctagtATTACcgccttgccttatttgggcactagtagatgtctagtATTACcgccttgccttatttgggcactagtagatgtctagtATTACcgccttgccttatttgggcactagtagatgtctagtATTACCaccttgccttatttgggcactagtagatgtctagtATTACCaccttgccttatttgggcactagtagatgtctagtATTACCaccttgccttatttgggcactagtagatgtctagtATTACCCTTTATGCTGTTACATAGCAAGGATTTCCCTCAGCTTTTAGCCAGGGGAAATAGTTGCTTCATAACAGCCCTGTGGTACAGATGTCTCCTAGTGCCTCCATAGGTAATAAGTATATAATATTGTTTTCTGGGTGTGTAGCATCTATAGACAAACCTGAAGATTTAGACGTACCTGCAGCATTGGCAGACTTTATACATCAACAACGCCATGAACAGGAAACAGGGGATGTTATTGACATGTAAGTATTATTAACAAATTAATTTCTTTGATGAAAATCAATCTGGTTTAGGTTGACAAAATATGAGAATATGTTATGAGAATAAAAATTATTCTGAGATACTCTTTTTCTCCTCTTCACTTGCCTTGCAAGAGGAAAGTGTACAGATGTTTTCCATCTGAAATGATGGCAACATCACATTCACCTGTGTTTATTTGCCGCTTGTATGCAAGAagacatatgtatatgtatttatagaaTTTGCATATCTGTAGACTTCTTCACATTTACACAGTTTGCATATTTTTAGAATTTGCATATtctcataatttacatatgatttgCATACCAAATAATTTTGCATATCATTACAGGAGTGGTCATCCATACCAGTATGAGCTTGATCACTTACAGCCAATACCATCACAGCTAGAAAGTAGAGATCCAGAGAAGTACAAACCACTGACAGACACACAACTGAAGATGATTAATACTCTAGATCAACTACAACAACTCAGTGATTTATTGAATAAACAGAAAGAATTTGCCGTGGATTTAGAGgtaaatatattttggtttATGTAGTACCACATGTAATGCCATTTGCAAAAGAGATAATCTTGATGTAAATGTTCATGTATGCTTAGACTTACATATGAACTGTAATAACTATAATTAGcccatacatgtattacaataatattcagttatcagaaagacaaaagaactttttaactggccacttggagtgctgttcacaagtACCTTATTTATACCAAAAGTGATTGTGTGTGCTAACTGATTCAGATATAACTTTCAGTCGTTCAAGTTGTCAAGTTTGTCCgtcatattttgaataatgaaagtCAATACTGGTTTTATTTTCAGCACCATTTCATAGACGTTTCCATGGTTTCACATGCTTAATGtactcattttattttcagcaCCATTCCTACAGAAGTTTCCAGGGTTTTACATGTTTAATGCAGATATCAACCAGAGAGGAAGACTACATCGTGGACACACTGGAGTTAAGAAGTGACTTACACATTTTAAACGAACCATTTACAAACCCAAATATTGTCAAGGTAAGTTACCATGTAACAGTATTTATATTATAGATTTGTTAAGGTCATGTGACAGATACATATATGACAGATGAACTTAAAGAAGAACACCATTGCTGAAAATAAAggtctttttgaaaaaaaaacttgggTTGTGTAGAGTCACTACATGAGattatatcaaataaattaCTAACAATTGGCGGGAAACACACAGTTGAAATGTTCATCAATAATTGTTCAGTTGAGGTATTTGCTATTGACATGTATTGTCTACTAGCATTCAActcatatgtatgtgttatagCCATACATAggtattcatgactcctaagtgcttaaataagtgcttattactttcaaataaacaattatgaatatatatgtgACAGTGAATGAGTGTGTGAACAAGTTTCAGTGAGATTTTTGTCTTTCCCCCATGTCTGTGTCTTTCCCCATGTCTGTGTCTTTCCCCCATGTCTGTGTCTTTCCCCATGTCTGTGTCTTTCCCCCATGTCTGTGTCTTTCCCCATGTCTGTGTCTTTCCCCCATGTCTGTGTCTTTACCCCATGTCTGTGTCTTTACCCCATGTCTGTGTCTACAATCCCCAAAATTATGGGAAATGTACTTATTCTCATGATCACGAACAACTGAAAGGGTAAGTGCTGTATAGTAGATTTTTTAACTTCTCTTCTAACTTCTCTTTATTCTCTTTTCCATGTTCTAGGTTTTTCATGGTGCAGATATGGATATTGGTTGGTTACAACGTGACTTTGGTCTTTATGTTGTCAATATGTTTGATACTGGTCAGGCATCAAGAGTGCTCAGTTTCTCACAATTCTCATTAGCGTATTTACTGAATCATTTCTGCCAAGTCCAAGCTGATAAACAGTTTCAGTTAGCCGATTGGAGGATTAGGTAATTATTCAAAATCGACTCTCAGAATATTGGCTATTTGCCAAGATCAAactgaaaacatattttatgtGAGCTGATTGGTGGATAAGTTATTCAAAATCAACTCTCAGAAAATTGGCAGTTTGCCAAAATTAGTCTGACAAAAAAACCCTCTATcagctgattggttgatacTTTAATTATTCAAAGTCAACCCTCAAAATATTGGCTATTTGCCAAGattaagttgaaaaaaaattataatatatgagCCAATTGTTGGACTGGGTAATTATTCAAAGcccattttcaaaatattggcAGTTTGTCAAAATTAATCTAAAGAAAATCCTTTTTCAATGAGTAGTAGTCAGATtgaatatttgttgtaaatttgtGCACTGTATTTCTTTCAGGCCACTACCAGAGGAACTACTTCGATACGCCAGGGAAGATACTcattatttattgtatatttatgatGTTATGAAAAATGAACTCCTAGAGAAGGGGAATGCTGGGAAGAATTTACTGAGAACAGTGTTGTCAAGAAGTAGTCAAGTCTGTCTGAAGGTTTGTCTActtttaaatgtcatgttttccATGATGTAGATATCTTGGAAAAATCTGATGAATGAATGGTTTATCGCTTAATTTGGAGGCACCTACTTGTAATCCTTACAGCGTTTGGTGTTTGATAGGTTGTGTAAATTTAGTTGCAATGTCTTCAAGCATTTATTTGGCAGTGTTTCAGTTACTGAAGAAACAGTTCCTTGGTTTTTGGCATTCCAGATGCAATGATAATGACATTTAAGTTGTTGTAAATGTCATATTGATGTGATAGAGGTAATTGAATACACGAATGGCTTTAATGATGTTATAGAACTTAGTAGTAGAATTGAGATTATCTGATAACTATCCCAGGTGCCTTATCTGTTAACATGCAAATTACACCACAGCTAATATGCTAATGAGTGTTGAAACCAAAGAACGAATGAAGTTATTGTTTTCAATTCAAAAgtcatgaaattgaaattagGTCTAATAATTTAGATTACTTCTGGTAGAGATCTctcatgaaatattacatatcttttttcattctattttctCCTTCGCCAACAGAGATATCAAAAACCACTTTTCAACGAAGAGTCGTATTTTAATCTTTTGAGGAAAAACAGGAAGACATTTAACTCACAACAGGTATGTACACCTACAATAAAATCACTGCAATTCAATTTGTGTGTTTGGCGCCCTCTTTTGGACAAACAAGCAATACCATTTGTTTATGAAGAATATATCACTATCATCATCTACAGCATATCGCTAGAAACAATTattgaaaatcaatcaatcaatcggtcaATATATCTAAGTGACTTTGGTAAGCATAATGAACATTGGGTAGTTATCATTTTATACACACATGCCTTTGGGCCCACACTACCAAACCCTCGACAGTAacacaaaaaaacatacaataaattTGTTTCAGACCTGAGATTAACGAAGATTTTCTCCAAGTATGTTTGAAACTTGGGATTtgtaagaaaacaaacacaGCACTTCATTTGAATTCATACATTGGATGTCCACTGAATTTTAATCCTGATAAGTTTTGTGTAATTCATTCTGTAGATCCATGCTTTCAAGTTATTGTTTGCCTGGAGAGACAGGATAGCCAGAACAGAAGATGAAAGCTGTGCATACGTACTACCAAATCATATGCTGTTTCAGATCTCAGAAGTACTCCCCAGGTAAGTAGTTCATGGCAATATACTACCAAATCACATGCTCTCAGAAGTACTCCCCAGGTAAGTAGTTCGTGGCAATATACTACCAAATCATATGCTGTTCCAGATCTCAGAAGTACTCCCCAGGTAAGTAGTTCATGGCAATATACTACCAAATCACATGCTCTCAGAAGTACTCCCCAGGTAAGTAGTTCGTGGCAATATACTACCAAATCATATGCTGTTCCAGATCTCAGAAGTACTCCCCAGGTAAGTAGTTTGTGGCAATATACTACCAAATCATATGCTGTTCCAGATCTCAGAAGTACTCCCCAGGTAAGTAGTTCATGTCAATATACTACCAAATCATATGCTGTTCCAGATCTCAGAAGTACTCCCCAGGTAAGTAGTTCGTGTCAATATACTACCAAATCATATGCTGTTCCAGATCTCAGAAGTATTCCCCAGGTAAGTAGTTCGTGGCAATATACTACCAAATCACATGCTGTTCCAGATCTCAGAAGTACTCCCCAGGTAAGTAGTTCGTGGCAATATACTACCAAATCACATGCTGTTCCAGATCTCAGAAGTACTCCCCAGGTAAGTAGTTCGTGGCAATATACTACCAAATCATATGCTGTTCCAGATCTCAGAAGTACTCCCCAGGTAAGTAGTTCGTGTCAATATACTACCAAATCATATGCTGTTCCAGACATCAGAAGTACTTCCCAGGAAGATAGAGGAATGATTCAAATAACGCATGTTTTTAGTATTAaaaatcaatgtacatgtatgtcaaactTTGAATATTAGTACTGTGGAATATGTGCTGTCAGCAAACTAAGATCGAgacacaaacaaaactattgttattacaTGCAGTAGagtgatagcagtgccttggttatatggatataatcaccctcaagatagtgtaaacactgaattgGGTTGAATGTACTGCAATTTATAGAATAATTTGCAATCAGAACTGCCATCCAGCCATGGGTGGAATTACATCGACGTCGTTTATtgcttatatcaacattttgCATTAATATCTATATTGACTATCTTCATCTCTCTACTAACAGGGAACCACAGGGAGTGTTAGCTTGCTGTAATCCAATACCACCACTAGTTAGACAACAAGTCAATGAAATCCATCAACTTGTATTGCTAGCCAGAGAAAAACCAATACAAAAAGTAAGTACAGTCAAATTTTACCAGCTCCTCCACCCTCCTCCTGTTAGTAGGTTTACCAAACCATGAATATATATCAACTTTACttattattttatcaaagtCAACTTTTGTTCTAAACTTGAAATTCAGAAAAGTTACCTGAAGTTTTTTAACTGCTCACCTCAGTGTTTGTCAATTATTATTGCCCCACTATTCAGAACACTAACTGTTTTAGAATGTCTTCATTTATTACAGACTCTACAACCTGAGACCAAAAAGAAAGAACCAGTCGAACTCAAGATCAAGGTCAAGGTTATAAATCTAGAAAGTTTCCTGCATTGTCCTCATGACTTGTCTCAcaggtcaaagtcaaggtcaaagtcaacaTCAGTATCTGACATTGAAATGACAGGTATGTTAGGATGAGGtcaatagttcagtgtaggataaaaaactaaattcttttagttaggcctcagaacccccccccccccccccccactccttCTAACTTAATTGCCTGAATTGTTTCTGACAGTACAATCAATTTCActtcagtatgtagtagtgtgtagtactGTGAATACGAAGCCCTCATTCCCAATATGTGTTTTAGTCAATTTAGTGTCATACATTTACTTAAACCATTTCTCTATTTGACATTTGTTAGAAATGTTTACTTTTAAGGATACAAAACCCATTAAAAATGACAATGTTTTTTGTAGAATGAGAACAAAAAGGTTTCAAATCCCCTCCCCACCCCAAACCCTTCCCTaccacaccccaccccaccccacccccaaactaaaagaatttaattttttgtcCCACATTGAACTATTATTTTGTCAACAGTAAACTTTT
The sequence above is drawn from the Glandiceps talaboti chromosome 21, keGlaTala1.1, whole genome shotgun sequence genome and encodes:
- the LOC144451691 gene encoding exosome complex component 10-like, with product MAEDTEKQEGSGTSQQLGSSDVEPFLGEYKDVNSFAQKALGTLMQATKCSNSLPATGDDYEFYSSFDNIRDFYTDHGRKLLDNITDMMRHQGVRGNVREDSRTVEIDDKMDAIIDANDIILERVSTMLDEASGINKTAKPVLPPGAKDNIVVSSWNRKSHERSKSGTFRLMQAKNIQRPQMKFREKVDNSNMPFVPIIKYKPNAQKPLGRASIDKPEDLDVPAALADFIHQQRHEQETGDVIDMSGHPYQYELDHLQPIPSQLESRDPEKYKPLTDTQLKMINTLDQLQQLSDLLNKQKEFAVDLEHHSYRSFQGFTCLMQISTREEDYIVDTLELRSDLHILNEPFTNPNIVKVFHGADMDIGWLQRDFGLYVVNMFDTGQASRVLSFSQFSLAYLLNHFCQVQADKQFQLADWRIRPLPEELLRYAREDTHYLLYIYDVMKNELLEKGNAGKNLLRTVLSRSSQVCLKRYQKPLFNEESYFNLLRKNRKTFNSQQIHAFKLLFAWRDRIARTEDESCAYVLPNHMLFQISEVLPREPQGVLACCNPIPPLVRQQVNEIHQLVLLAREKPIQKTLQPETKKKEPVELKIKVKVINLESFLHCPHDLSHRSKSRSKSTSVSDIEMTDAAPISDRSSLFGHSSDDMRTPAVQMAEPIIDLFSYPNEDKPANEMTAAMKKVEKIKTQFVSPFEKYLPNKTVTQIASTLLEASKISLGDDKMRHSTEADVKPLVKTDLWKLKPATEPKKTQKPEELATSVEGNMKRQRDDVEENTATPIRQQMASMKKRKLVDTESRQKLDSDQSEKGEKTRDERPFHPFDYSKVNYKVFEEDKKKKKQKTYHPGSQIAGPSFQNAPRSRTAPSTGQRSMTYGNKAGSSHQRKQHWPKR